The following are encoded together in the Candidatus Methylomirabilis oxygeniifera genome:
- a CDS encoding protein of unknown function (Evidence 5 : No homology to any previously reported sequences) has protein sequence MLSLADALQIAGQHNPGLLTETTAKQIARGNAATAALLSNPQVLLRSEGFRGGSFVDRQELFFEVSQEIQTAGKRSQRIAVAGANLRATEADVDNTARLLRFAVKQAYFQIVLAKADLAVARDLLTDFDRTIRSKEEQFRLGEISGAELRRVQVERFRVFDDVVAGELNLKQARASLLTLLGHHDSTFEFDVTEYLVKGEPVGGLAPLHVEALQSRPDLKAQHQRIDRAREQTRLEQAQRFPDLFPFVGYKRNFSEDSVLFGVSAPLPLFNRNQGGVVRAQGEEEREAFQLRRIEAQALLEVDQAFNRFESERRRLEGLETEYLPKARESREIAEAAHKLGAIDLTAFLDAQRTFREVQRLYNRSLYELSIARFQVEAAVGR, from the coding sequence ATGCTCTCGCTGGCCGACGCCTTACAGATCGCAGGGCAACATAACCCCGGTCTGCTGACAGAGACGACAGCTAAGCAGATTGCACGTGGAAATGCTGCCACCGCCGCGCTGCTCTCTAATCCACAGGTTCTGCTCAGATCTGAAGGGTTTCGCGGGGGCTCATTTGTGGATCGACAGGAGCTCTTTTTTGAGGTCAGCCAGGAGATTCAGACAGCCGGTAAGCGCTCCCAGCGAATAGCCGTCGCAGGGGCGAATCTTCGCGCGACCGAAGCCGACGTCGACAATACGGCCCGCCTTCTCAGGTTCGCGGTCAAGCAGGCGTATTTCCAGATCGTCCTGGCCAAGGCCGATCTTGCCGTGGCCCGCGACCTGCTGACCGACTTCGACCGGACTATTCGCTCCAAGGAGGAGCAGTTCCGGCTCGGAGAGATTTCCGGAGCGGAGCTGAGGCGTGTGCAGGTTGAGCGCTTCAGGGTGTTCGACGACGTCGTCGCCGGAGAGCTGAATCTCAAGCAGGCCAGAGCCTCGCTGCTCACGCTGCTCGGCCACCATGACTCGACATTCGAATTTGATGTCACCGAATATCTCGTCAAAGGTGAACCTGTCGGCGGTCTGGCGCCATTGCATGTCGAGGCGCTGCAGAGCCGCCCGGACCTTAAAGCCCAGCATCAGCGGATCGACCGGGCTCGTGAACAGACCAGGCTCGAACAGGCGCAGCGCTTCCCGGATCTGTTTCCCTTCGTAGGCTACAAGCGGAACTTCAGTGAGGACAGCGTATTATTTGGCGTCTCGGCCCCCCTACCCCTCTTTAATAGAAATCAGGGAGGCGTCGTTCGGGCTCAGGGGGAAGAGGAGCGAGAAGCGTTCCAGCTCAGGCGGATTGAGGCCCAGGCGCTCCTGGAGGTCGATCAGGCTTTTAACAGGTTTGAGAGTGAACGCCGGCGTCTCGAAGGACTGGAAACCGAATATCTGCCCAAGGCCCGCGAATCGCGGGAGATTGCCGAGGCTGCGCACAAGCTGGGAGCTATCGATTTGACGGCGTTTCTGGATGCGCAGCGGACCTTCCGTGAGGTCCAACGGCTCTACAACCGCTCCCTGTACGAACTGAGCATCGCCAGATTTCAAGTCGAAGCGGCCGTCGGCCGCTAG
- a CDS encoding protein of unknown function (Evidence 5 : No homology to any previously reported sequences) — MRGKNHNGARFTPRHERNGRKKGKENYAWRGGRKGGSNVMEEGEGAGRALHCSTHPGGSKVNEGELAAWFTSRSQ, encoded by the coding sequence GTGAGGGGAAAGAATCACAATGGCGCTCGATTCACACCTCGTCACGAACGAAACGGTCGTAAGAAAGGAAAGGAGAACTACGCCTGGCGAGGGGGTAGAAAAGGTGGATCCAACGTGATGGAAGAGGGGGAAGGCGCAGGCCGAGCGTTACACTGCTCGACGCATCCTGGTGGATCTAAAGTAAACGAGGGTGAATTGGCTGCTTGGTTCACCTCGAGATC